Sequence from the Undibacterium piscinae genome:
GTAATCGGAACCGACATAGTTGGAACTGACATGGAACAAGGGATTGGTCTCGACCAGATACTTGCTGCCCGGTGCCAGATTAGGCACAAAATAACCGTTAGGGTTGGAAGGCAGAGTGATCAGCAGACCGCCGAAATGAATCGCCGGTTTGCCTTGTGCATTGGTGACGCCGGCGACGCCGGAACCGAGGTTTGCGCCGTTTACCGTGCCGCCCAAGGCTGTGCCATTACTGCTATCGGTACCGGTGACGGCACCGCCCAAAGCGCTGCCGCTGGCGCCGCTTTCGTTTTTCTTTTTGGTCGAGACCGACAATGCGGAACCCTGATTGACCAGCGCGAAACCGGAGGCATTCAAATTGCTGGCGAAAATGCCAGCGCCTATATTGCTGATTTGCGACTCGCCATTGACGAAGCTTTGGTTATTTCTGGTGACATGATCATCATAGGTTGCCGGTCCTAAGGCGATCCAGTGAGTGAAAATTTCCCAGGTGTTTTTATGCGATTTCCGGTTGAGTGCCAGATCATTGTTGGTAAATTGTGCGCCAGAAATCGCACTGCTCAGGTTGACCGTGGAACCCGAGATCACGCCGCCGGTGTTATACGCGTTGCTGAAATCGACGATAGACAGGCTATTGGCCGCAATGATCTGCGGTTTAAAACCAGGTTGGCCGCCCTGATAGTATTGATGTGATTCGCCGTCACGGTGCCAGTACTGGGTCTGTTTATCGTCAGCGCCATCTTTATAGTTATCGGTCGAATCATGTACGTCGCTCCCCCAGTTGATAGCGGTCCAGGCACGGGTATCGCCGCCGGCCACTTCGTTGCGGAAGGTGTTGGCGGAGATCCGGATGTCACGTCCGGCTGTGACGGTATGGTCATTGACGAAGGTGTTTGCCGTGATGCTGATATCGCGGTCTGAATCTATCGTGCCGCTGATTGCGGCATTGGTAAAGGTGGCTGGAGTTGATGCCGTCAGCTGATTGCCGGCATATAGGGCACCGGCATTGTAGAGATTGCCGTCGCGCGCGATCAGCGTGAGATTGTTGAGCGCCGAGTATCCGCCGGTATTGCTGTTGCTGACGGAACTGGCGGAAAACGTCAGGTCACCACTGGAGTGCACCGCACCGTTATTGCTAAAGCTGTTGGCGAGCCTGATGCTGGCGCTGCCGCTACCGGAATTGACCGCAACGATGCGTGCAGCGCTGCCGCCGAAAGACAGCGAATTGGCGTTGATAGTCATGCCCTTGTCAGAACTGAGCATGCCGTTATTGCCTATGCTGAGCGTACCGAGGTTAAGGTAGACGCTGTCGCCCAACAGAATGGCGTTGTTGCCTAGCGTTAGATCCATGCCGTTGCCGCCGCCGTTCCCACTTAGATCCATCAGACCACCGGATTGCAGGCGGCTGTTATTGTTCAGGGTGTAAAACGTATCGCTGCCGCGCACGGTCAGTGCGCCGCCTATCAGCAGATTGGCGTTGTTGGTGAGGGTATTGGCTACGGTGATGCTGGCCGCCCCAGCCGATTGCAGCGTGCCGTTATTGCTCAGGCTGTTGGCCGTGATACTGCCGCTACCGGCGGCCGTGCTGGCCAGGTTAAGCGTACCGGTATTGCTGATGTCGCCGCTGGCGCTGATGCTGCTGGCGGCGTTGCCAGCCTGCATATTGCCGCCATTGTTCAGGCTGGCCAGGCTCAGGTCCAGTTGATCGCCCAACAGACTGGCACCGGCGTTATTGTTGAGGGTGATCGCGGTGCCGGCCAGATGTAAGCGGTCACCGCTAGCGTTGCCAGCCTGCAGGTAAGCGCCCGACTGATTCGTGACGCTCAGGGCGCTACCGTTGGAGGCGATGTTCAGGTCATCTGCCGCAATCAGTTTGCCGGCGTTGTTGAGGCTGTTGCCACTCAGCTTGAGATTGAGATCCTGGGCTGACTGGATGACGCCGCTGCCCGTATTGCTGAGAGTGGCTACATTGAGCGTGCCACCATAGGAGGCCGAGGTTGAGACCAGCAGTTTACCGCTATTGCTCAGCGCGCCAGTGCTGATGTTGCTGCCCTGATTGGCTTGCAGGGTGCCGGTATTGCTTAGGCTGGCCGAATGGACAGTGAGGTCATCGGCGCTCAGCAAGGTACCGTCATTGCTTAAGGCATTGCTGACATTGATGGCGATGCCGGATGTGCTTTGCAGGGTGCCGCTGTTAGTCAGGGTGCCGGCGCTGATATTGCTATCGCCGCTGCCTCCGGTGGCGAGCGTCAGTACACCGCTATTGCTCAGCATGGCGCTGCTGCTGATACTGCTGCTGGCCGTGCCGCCCTGGATGGTGCCGGCATTGTTCAGGCTGGCCAGGTTTAGGCTCAGTTGATCGCCCAGCATATAGGCGTTGGCCGCATTGTTGAGGCTGACCGGGGTGCCGCCTAGATTCAGGCTGTCACCGCTGGTATTGCCAGCTTGTAGATAGGCGCCGGTTTGGTTATTTACGCTTAAACCGCCGCCAGTCGATGTCAGGTTCAGGTCATCCGCGGCGATGATCTTGCCCGAATTGCTGAGGCTGGCGCCGGACAGCGTGATGTTGAGATTTTGTGCCGATTGGATCACGCCGCTGGCGCTGTTGTTGAGGCTGCTGACACTCAGCAGACCGGCGTGGCTGGCTGAATCAGAGGCGATCAGTTTGCCGCTGTTATTGAGTACGCCGGTGCTGATGCTGGCGCCTCGCGTGGCTTGTAATGTACCGCTATTGTCCAGGCTGGCCGAATTGCTGTTCAAGCCAGCCTTGGCCAGCAGGACTCCGGAGTTAATCAGCGCATTGCCGATCGCCAGCTGCATCGCATTATTTGCCTGTACGGTGCCGCTGTTGTTGAGGCTGGCGAGCGCCAGGCTGATGTCATTGGCCAATACGGTGCCGGCCTGGGTATCAAACGTGGCTTTGCTAGCGCTGATGCTTAGCGCGTTGCCGGCCTGGATCACGCCGCTGGCGCTATTGCTGACGACCAGCGCTGAGTTGGCCGCTGCAATGTTCAAGTCATGCGTTGCCAACAGCTTGCCTCTATTGCTCAGGCTGCCGCCGATATTGATGTTGAGGTCTTCCTGTGACTGCAGGGTACCGCTGTTGTCGAGCGAATTCAGGTTGAGGCTGGCGGATTTTCCGGCGGTAGTCGAACCTGTCAGGGTTCCCGAATTGTTCAGGCTGTTGGCTTGCAGGCTGATGCCCGCGGTGGCTTGCAGGTTGCCGGTATTGATAAAATTTGCCGCTTTGGCAGTGATGTTGGTATCGGCTAGCAGGCTGCCGGTATTCGTGAAATTTTCGGTGCTGCCATTGTTCTGGTCGGCGATATCGAGCGTGCCTGCTGCATGTATGGTGCCGGAGTTGAGCACGTTGGCGTTGCTACGCAATATCAGGCTGCCGGCGTCGGCGGTCATGGTGCCGGCATTATTGATGCCATTGCCGGCATTCAGGCGTAGCGTTCCTGAGCTGCTTTGTATTCCCTGGGTGGCGCCAGCGCTGGTGCTGATGTTACCGCCACTGGAAGTTAGCGTCAGGTCGTTGTTGGCACGCACCGCTGCGGTAGCCAGGTTCAGATTGCCAGTCGCGCTTAAATCGAGGCTACTACCGGCATACAGGGTAGCACTGCCGCCCGCTATCGTCAGACTGCCAAAATTACCGGATAAGGCCTGCCCTGCCCCCCATACTGCGCCGTCTATCGTGGCATTGCCAGTGATGGCCAACTTGCTGTTGCCACCGGCAAAACGCATTTTGCCAGCGCTGCTGGTATCGCTCAGGCTGGCAGCGCTGAGCGCGAGCTGATTTGCGGCATATAGTTCGGCTTCGCTGAGCTTGAGCTGCCCAGCGGTGGTAATTGCCAGGTCATGCTTAGCCGATACTTTGGCGCTGCTACCATTCAGGAAGACATCTTGAATGCCGCTATTCGAACTGCTGTTGATGCTGGCATCGCGTGCCGCGCTGATGGCTGACTGCAGCTCTATCTTGCCGGCGCTATTGATGCTGAAATCATCAGCGCTGGCGGCGGCGTCGCCTGCCATGCGTACCCCCACGCCCGCTTCGGTCGCGATGATGCGGATACGGCCGGCATACATGCCGCCAAGCGTGGTGGAATCGAGCGCATAAGCTGGTGCTGCGCCTTCACCGGCGAGTGGCTGACCTACGCTACGGTCGGCATAATTCCAGCTATTGCTACCGGTAGTGATGCCCAGACTGCCATGGCCCAGGGTATTGATCTTGCCGTTGACTTTCACCGAACGCGCGACGATATCGAGGATCTGCTGGCTGCTGGCATTCGCGCCCAGGCCTTCGATCAGTACATCGCCGCGGTTGACGTTAAAGCCATTCAGACTGCCGTCAGCCGCGATATTTGAGGTGCCGGTCGTGAGAGTGACGCGGTCGGTATTGATGAAGCCGCAGCCGTTACAACTAATTCCGTTCGGGTTGGCGACAATGACGTCGGCTTTGCCGCCCAGTACTTCGGTGAACCCGGCCAGGGTACTGCGATTGGTCGACACCACTTCATTGAGAATGATCTTCGCTTCCTGGACCAGGTTCAGGTTGGAGATGACCTGCCCGGCCAATTGCGACTGGCGTGAGACCAGGCTGTTGTTACCGTTGTTGAGCACCACACCTTTGGTCTCGACATCGTAGCGGGTAAATTTATTGTGCGACAAACCTTTGGCATTGGCAGTTTCGATATTTACTACCGGCACGCCGTTGGCGGAAATATAGGCGTTGGTCTTGCCGCTGGCGGGTACTGCCGTGGTCGATGCCAGTTCGGCCAGTGCCGGCAAGGCGCTCAAGCCCGAGGCGAGCAGCGCGGCCAGCATGGCTTTGCGGGCGGCGCGACCACTGCCCTTGCCACGGCCTTTAGCGGTTTCAGCGACAGCAACCCAGGTACCAGTGTGTTCATTCCAAATAACGCGGTGTATTTTATTCATGATATTTTTTACATTGAGTAAGCAAGGCGGAACCAAGTCTGGCTTGATTCTCTGGTCATGGTGGCTGGCAAGGCCAGTGGTCTGGTATTGATCAATTCCCAGGTAGCGCCGC
This genomic interval carries:
- a CDS encoding filamentous hemagglutinin N-terminal domain-containing protein translates to MNKIHRVIWNEHTGTWVAVAETAKGRGKGSGRAARKAMLAALLASGLSALPALAELASTTAVPASGKTNAYISANGVPVVNIETANAKGLSHNKFTRYDVETKGVVLNNGNNSLVSRQSQLAGQVISNLNLVQEAKIILNEVVSTNRSTLAGFTEVLGGKADVIVANPNGISCNGCGFINTDRVTLTTGTSNIAADGSLNGFNVNRGDVLIEGLGANASSQQILDIVARSVKVNGKINTLGHGSLGITTGSNSWNYADRSVGQPLAGEGAAPAYALDSTTLGGMYAGRIRIIATEAGVGVRMAGDAAASADDFSINSAGKIELQSAISAARDASINSSSNSGIQDVFLNGSSAKVSAKHDLAITTAGQLKLSEAELYAANQLALSAASLSDTSSAGKMRFAGGNSKLAITGNATIDGAVWGAGQALSGNFGSLTIAGGSATLYAGSSLDLSATGNLNLATAAVRANNDLTLTSSGGNISTSAGATQGIQSSSGTLRLNAGNGINNAGTMTADAGSLILRSNANVLNSGTIHAAGTLDIADQNNGSTENFTNTGSLLADTNITAKAANFINTGNLQATAGISLQANSLNNSGTLTGSTTAGKSASLNLNSLDNSGTLQSQEDLNINIGGSLSNRGKLLATHDLNIAAANSALVVSNSASGVIQAGNALSISASKATFDTQAGTVLANDISLALASLNNSGTVQANNAMQLAIGNALINSGVLLAKAGLNSNSASLDNSGTLQATRGASISTGVLNNSGKLIASDSASHAGLLSVSSLNNSASGVIQSAQNLNITLSGASLSNSGKIIAADDLNLTSTGGGLSVNNQTGAYLQAGNTSGDSLNLGGTPVSLNNAANAYMLGDQLSLNLASLNNAGTIQGGTASSSISSSAMLSNSGVLTLATGGSGDSNISAGTLTNSGTLQSTSGIAINVSNALSNDGTLLSADDLTVHSASLSNTGTLQANQGSNISTGALSNSGKLLVSTSASYGGTLNVATLSNTGSGVIQSAQDLNLKLSGNSLNNAGKLIAADDLNIASNGSALSVTNQSGAYLQAGNASGDRLHLAGTAITLNNNAGASLLGDQLDLSLASLNNGGNMQAGNAASSISASGDISNTGTLNLASTAAGSGSITANSLSNNGTLQSAGAASITVANTLTNNANLLIGGALTVRGSDTFYTLNNNSRLQSGGLMDLSGNGGGNGMDLTLGNNAILLGDSVYLNLGTLSIGNNGMLSSDKGMTINANSLSFGGSAARIVAVNSGSGSASIRLANSFSNNGAVHSSGDLTFSASSVSNSNTGGYSALNNLTLIARDGNLYNAGALYAGNQLTASTPATFTNAAISGTIDSDRDISITANTFVNDHTVTAGRDIRISANTFRNEVAGGDTRAWTAINWGSDVHDSTDNYKDGADDKQTQYWHRDGESHQYYQGGQPGFKPQIIAANSLSIVDFSNAYNTGGVISGSTVNLSSAISGAQFTNNDLALNRKSHKNTWEIFTHWIALGPATYDDHVTRNNQSFVNGESQISNIGAGIFASNLNASGFALVNQGSALSVSTKKKNESGASGSALGGAVTGTDSSNGTALGGTVNGANLGSGVAGVTNAQGKPAIHFGGLLITLPSNPNGYFVPNLAPGSKYLVETNPLFHVSSNYVGSDYMAQRYGYNPDSVIKRLGDANYEAYLIRQQLINQTGSNILKGYGNEAGQMQRLMDQALAEGKRAGFTFGAALSADQIKNLQEDVVWMVETTVAGQKVLAPVVYLSSKTRDAIVSGAVISGDNVKMNLSSLSNTGGTISGSESLSVVSKGDISNTSGTITGGNVSLTSTEGSIRNETLAKGDGNSENYATVIGKTAGISATGNLSLDAKQDIIVKGADVDAKGNASLAAGGNVTFDTIVDKTTDTTHSSSGNLLHNTRSSTTTTTENNLGSKLNSGGNLSIKSGGDTTIAGSSVDVKGDLAVDTGGSFNVIARQDKTTVHSEETTSGLGVGGGLAGKEKVTTDSFKGTNFGSTLNVGGNATIKAEKEMVVQGSNVDIKGDAEIDAKKGISILDGLNEERTTTRTETTTYLKMDNAGEKKSGAKTGDSKKNGDLYASAEANADAGAGASGTSDLKLSEVTTSTTRSGSNTSVASNFKVNGNLKAKTDGKLTVQGSNVESGGDMTLEAKEIAVLAGRNETWSNTETTTTSVGIYNEGDASAKAGANGQAKAGTIGTNASGEAKANAEAGGTTTFGARTENEKTSEYKLTNSGSSLKSGGKMKIAAENTALFVGADVHADGNLDISGKDIVTLAAQDIELKSSSKTTHTAGRWHQCRSRPMPAKSVPKPMRKPKRRPMPANEQAKLFGDPQKTAPVAISAKADTQCRCALQEIEQLQSHRNPSAGASGDAKGEGSPVQS